The nucleotide window ATCGAGGAGTTCCGCGAGCATTGGCGGAAATATTACATCGAGGAATTACACTTTAAGCCGAGGTTTCCCAAAAATATCCTTCGAGGGGGCGATCAGATCCGGTTACCCGGCGTCACCGTCGAAATTCTCCATACACCCGGCCACACGGCGGGACACCTCGCCTTCTTTTTCGAGGAAGTCGGAGTGCTTTTTTTGGGGGATTACGATCTAAGCGCTTTTGGCCCCATGTGCGGAGAACCCAATGCGAGCGTCACTGAAGCCATTCGATCCATCCGCCGACTCCGGACGATTCCGGCAAAGATCTGGATCACAAGCCATGGAGTCGGCGTTTTCACGGAAAATCCCGACAAGCTCTGGGACAACTATCTCGGAGCAATCGCCCAAAGAGAAAATAAGATCCTCTACGCATTGACTCAGCCGATGACGTTCGAAGAGATCGTGGATATCGGGATCATCTATGGTCGCCCCAACAGACCCCGGGCATACTATGTCCTCGGAGAGAGGTGCGTGATCAGAAAACATCTTGAACATCTCATTGAGGAATCCCGGGTGCGGCAGGACGGAAAGGAGTACGTCAGGGTATAGACTCTGATTTGA belongs to Deltaproteobacteria bacterium and includes:
- a CDS encoding MBL fold metallo-hydrolase — its product is MEERTFGPVRFIPGNNRSRYPHCNSLYIEGAGILIDPGSNRERLARLKQDPGVKSVWLSHYHDDHILYLDLFDDVPLCLSEPDALPLTDLELYLDWTGAEDIEEFREHWRKYYIEELHFKPRFPKNILRGGDQIRLPGVTVEILHTPGHTAGHLAFFFEEVGVLFLGDYDLSAFGPMCGEPNASVTEAIRSIRRLRTIPAKIWITSHGVGVFTENPDKLWDNYLGAIAQRENKILYALTQPMTFEEIVDIGIIYGRPNRPRAYYVLGERCVIRKHLEHLIEESRVRQDGKEYVRV